GCGGCCCTCCGAGCGAACATTCCTCGGGGTCATCCCGATGCTGACGTCCACCAACCTCGCCCTTCGCATGCTCAGCAGCAGGCGACTGAAAAGACGTTTGCGGACGGCGGTGTCAGCCTGATGACGCCCCGTTCATTTGGCAGGACCGCGTTGCAGCGCGCCTGGATGCCGTTGGTCGCCGTCGTCGTAGTCGGTGCCGGCCTGATTGGCATGTGGAAGGTTCACCAGTTCTCCGAGCCCACCCCAGTCCCCACCGTCAACGGGCCGCAGGCACCGCCGGACTTCAATCCCAAACAGCTCACCTACGAGTTGTACGGCTCCGTCGGGGACGGCGGGATGCTGGTGTACGCGGATGTCGACGGGCATCCGCATCGCGTCGATGTCACGACGTTGCCGTGGTCACACACCGAAACGACCACGCTCACCGTGGTTTCGGGCAGTATCTCGGCGCAGGTTCACGGCGGTCAGCTCGGCTGCCGGATCCGGGTCGACGGCGTCGTCCGCAATGAGCAGTCCGATGACCATCAGGATGCCCATGTCTTCTGCATAGTGAAGTCCGCATGAGCGAGCACCGGTCCAAACGACCGTTCGTCCCGAGAATGGTTCGCGCCCTTGCTATCCCGATCATCGTCTGTTGGGCGCTTATCGCCGTGACGACGAACACCTTTGTGCCCCAGGTGGAGAAGGTCGCCGAGGAACTCGCCGGACCGATGGTTCCGCATTACGCGCCCTCACAACGGGCGTTGCTGCATATCGGGGAGAAGTTCCACGAATCCGACTCGACCAACCTGACCATGGTCGTGTTCGAGGCCGACCGGCTGTTGGGCGATCAGGACCACCACTACTACGACGATTTGATGCTGCGGCTCAAGCGCGACACCGCACACGTGCAATACGTGATGGATCTGTGGGGCAAGCCGTTCACGGCCGCGGGAGCGCAAAGCGTCGACGGCAAGTGCACCTACGTATTGCTTCGCCTGGCCGGCGACATCGGCCAGATACAAGCCAATGCGTCCGTCAACGCCGTTCGAGACATCATCAAGAAGGACCCGCCCCCACCCGGGCTCAAGGTGTACGTCAGCGGCGCTGCTCCGCTCGCGTCGGACACGCTGAGCATCGCGAACGCAAGCCTGAACAACGTCACCATCGTGACGATCTTCCTGATCCTGGCGATGCTGCTGCTGGTCTACCGCCGCTTCTCCACCCTGCTGGTGCCGCTGGCGGGGGTGCTGATCGAGATGCTGGTCGCCAAAGGCGTCATCTCAACCCTCGGCCACTTCGGCTACATCGAACTGTCATCGTTCGCCGTGAACATCGTGATCGCGCTGACGCTGGGGGCGGGGACTGACTACGGCATCTTCTTGCTGGGCCGGTATCACGAGGCACGACAAGCCGGCGAAAGCCGGGAGGACGCCTACTACATCGCCTACAAGGGTGTCGCGCCCATCGTCATCGGCTCGGGGCTGACCATTGCGGGCGCCTGCTACTGCCTGACTTTCGCGCGGCTCAACTACTTCCACACGATGGGGCCGGCCGTAGCCATCAGCATGCTGTTCACCATCGCGATGGCGATGACGCTGGGGCCGGCCATCTTGACCGTGGGCAGCCTGTTCGGTCTCTTCGATCCGAAATCGAAGGCAAAGGCCACCCTGTATCGCCGGATCGGGGCGAGCGTGGTGCGTTGGCCAGTGCCGATCCTGGCCGCCAGTTCCGCCGTCGTCATGATCGGGGCGGTCTTCGTGCCGACCTACCGGCAGAACTACGACGACCGCCAGTACCAGCCGGCCGGTGCCCCCGCCAACCTGGGCTTCGCGGCAGCGGACCGACACTTCCCCAAGAGCAAGCTGTTCTCCGAAATGCTGATGGTCGAGACGGACCATGACATGCGCAACTCGGCCGATTTCATCTCGCTGGACCGGGTGGCCCGAAGCCTGATCCGACTGCCGGGAGTCGCGATGGTGCAAAGCATCACCAGACCCATGGGCCGGCCATTGGAACATGCCAAGATCCCCTACCTGTTCACCAGCCAGGGCAGCGGGAACGGTCAACAGCTCCCGTTCAGCATGCAGCAGAACGCCAACACCGACGAACAGGCCCAGATCCAAACTCACTCTGTCGCGGTGTTACGCAAGGAGATTGACTTCTTCCAGCAGATGTCGGACCAGCTGCATCAGACGGCGCTCACCGTCGCGGATCTGCAGCAGATCACCGACCAGATGAACTCGCAGATCTCGAACCTCGACGACTTCTTCCGGCCGATCAAGAGTTACTTCTACTGGGAACGGCACTGCTTCGACATTCCCGTCTGCTGGGCGTTCAGATCGGTGTTCGACGCGCTCGACAACATCGACAAGCTGGCGGAAGACATCAACGCCGCCAAAGCCTCCATCGAGGCGATCGACCGGATCGTGCCGCAGATCATCACTCAACTCAAACTCACCGCAGATGACACCGAGGCGTTGGCCGCACTCCTGGTCAAGTCCTACGGTTCGGCGGACCTGCAGGCTATGCAGACGGATCAGACGTTCAACGACTCGGTCAACGTCGGCCTGGATTTCGACGCCGCCCGCAGTGACGACTTCTTCTACATTCCCCGGGAAGGGTTCGACAACGAGGACGTCAAAACCGGCATGAAGCTGCTGATGTCGCCGGACGGGAAGGCCGCGCGGTTCATCGTCACCCACGAAGGCAATGCCATGGGCCCCGAAGGCGTGGAACACGTCGACCAGTTTCCCGGCGCCATCACCACCATCCTCAAAGAGACCTCGCTGGCCGGCGCGCGGGTCTATATCGGCGGCTCGGGATCCAACGACAAGGACATCAAGGCTTACGCCGCAAACGATCTGCTCATCGCGGCGATCGCCGCTTTCGTACTGATCTTCTTGATCATGATGGTGATCACGCGAAGTCTGTTCGCCGCCTTGGTTATTCCCGCCACCGTGGCATTCTCCTACGCCGGCGCATTCGGGCTTTCGGTGCTGTTCTGGCAGCATCTCATCGGCCTGCATCTGCATTGGCTGATCTTGCCGCTGACGTTCATCATCCTGGTGGCGGTGGGTTCTGACTACAACCTGCTGTTGATCGCGCGCGTCAAGGACGAAGTCCACGCCGGGATCAACACCGGTCTGATCCGCGCGCTCGGCAGCACCGGCGGTGTCGTCACGTCCGCAGGGCTGGTGTTCGCTTTCACCATGCTGGCGATGCTCAGCAGCGACCTGCGCACCATCGGTCAGATGGGTTCCACGGTGTGCATCGGCCTGCTGCTCGACACGCTGATCGTGCGTTCGTTCGTAGTGCCTTGCCTCATCAGGATTCTCGGACCGTGGTTCTGGTGGCCGACGCTGGTGCGTGCTCGTCCGCTGCGGCAAAGACCGCCCGCCGCTGTGCCCACCCCTTAGCGTCTACCCGCGACCCGAAGGCACCTCGGCAAATCCCGGTTCACCCCCGTCCACCACCGAGTTGAATCGGTAGCGGGTGTCAAGGCGTTCGCTGATCTCCGCGATCGCGCTCTCGGGTAGCCGGGTCACGTCGAAGTTCTCGCCGATCCGCGTCGGCGTCACGGAAGCGGTGAGCACCGCGGTGCCTCGTTGGATCCCCCACGCGAGCAGCACTTGGGCCGGAGTTTTGCCGAAATCGTTTGCGATAGCGACAATTAAAGGATCGTCGAGCACTCGTGGTTCCAGTGCGTGTCCCAGCGAAGCGAAAGCCAGCAGGATGATCCCGTGTCTCGCGCACAATTCATGCAGCTCCCACTGCGGGTGATAAGGATGCGATTCCACCTCCACCACCGCCGGCTTGATTCTCGCGGTTTCGAGGATCCGCCGGGTGCCTGCCGAGTCGATGTCCGAGAGTCCGATGGCCCGCGTAAGTCCGTTTTCCACAAGGGATTCCATCGCGGCCCAGGTCTCCTCCAGCGTGACCCCGTCGTCGTAGATCACCGCTCCGTCCGGATCGCGCGGGTCTTGGTCGTCGCCGGGCTGGAATGCGAACGGAGTGTGCATTAGATAGAGATCCACCTGGTCGAGACCGAGCCTGTCGAGGCTGGCCCGCAGCGCAGGTTCGACCCGCTGCGGCCGATGATTGTTGTTCCACAGCTTTGTGGTCACAAACAATTCATCGCGGCGCACCGTGCCGGGAGCCAACAACTCCGCGAGGGCCGCACCCACTTCGGCTTCGTTGCGGTACCGTTCAGCGGCATCGAAATGGCGGAAGCCCACGTCAACCGCAGCCTTGACGGCATCCCGAGTCTTGGTGTTGTCCGACAGCGACGTCCCGAACCCGAGCGCAGGGATGTCACCGCTTCCGTTGTTCAGCGCAAATCGAAGCTGGTTCAGATCGCCGTTGGTTGCCATGATCGGCCGTCCCTTACTGGTTGCAATGTTGAGCTGTCCTGTCCAACACATTTGAGCGGCGTGTGTTGTCACGATGTCTGCAACGTCACAGCGACCCGCATCGCAGAACCCTTTTGATGCGCGAGAGTCCCCAAAATGCCGGCCGCTGCGGCGTGCCGGCGGCAACACGCGGGCGCTCGCCACGGCAGGTTCGACGTCACGCGCACGAGAGTCCCCAAAACGTCGGCCGCCGCGGCGTGCCGGCGGCAACACGCGGGCGCTCGCCACGGCAGGTTCGACGTCACGCGCACGAGAGTCCCCAAAACGCCGGCTGCCGCCGCGTGTCGGCGGCAACACGCGGGCGCTCGCGACGGCAGGTTCGCCGTCACGCGCGCGAGAGTCCCCAAAATGCCGGCCGCCGCGGCGTGCCGGCGGCAACACGCGGGCGCTCGCGCCAGGAGGTCGAGAGCGGCGGGGCCGGGCGCGTCAGGATCGGCTCAAACAAAGCTGCCATTGACGAATGTCACCATTTGCGATTGACTCCATCACATGGCGCACATCGCGGTGCGGTCCGAGCGGACGTTCGAATGATGCTGGGACCATTGGACAAGCTGCTGGGCCGGAAGACCCCGAGTCACAGGGCCCTGGCGGTCGTTACGGGCGCGGGCAGCGGTATCGGCGCCGCCTTCGCGGTCGAACTCGGCCGGCGGGGCGGCAAAGTGGTCTGCAGCGATATCGACGAGGTAGCCGCCCAGCGGACGGTCGATGAACTCACCGCGCACGGTGCCCAAGCCACGCCCGTGCGCTGCGACGTGTCCCAGGTCGACGACGTGCACGCCCTGGCCGAACAGGCGCAGGAGTGGTTCGGCGCGGCGCCGACTCTGGTGATCAACAATGCCGGCGTCGGTGCCGGTGGCGAGCCAATCGGCGATGTGCCACTGGACGATTGGGTGCGCACCCTCGGCGTGAACCTGTGGGGACCGATTCACGGTTGTCACGTCTTCACCCCCATCCTGCGGGAATCAGTTGCGTCCCAGCCGAAGGCGATCATCAACGTCGCCTCGGCGGCAGCATTCGGGGCCGCGCCCGGCATGGCCGCCTACAACGTCAGCAAGGCCGGGGTGCTCTCGCTGTCCGAGACGCTGGCAGCCGAATTGTCCGGCACCGGAATCAAAGTCACCGTGCTGTGCCCGACCTTCGTCAAGACCAACATCGTCGAATCGGGCCTGCAAGCCGGACGCATCAGCGAGGAATCCAGCGCGCTGGCCACCCGACTGATGCGGTGGACCGGATTCTCCGCCGAGAAGGTCGCGCGAATCTGCCTGGACGCCAACGACCGGGGCGAGCTGTACTGCATGCCCCAACTCGAGGCGAAGCTCGGCTGGAATGTCAAACGCCTTGCACCGGGCGTATATACGCGCGCGGTCGGTCTGGTGTCGCGCGCCGGGCACTGATGCACCCGTCCACCTGAAAGGACACGTTGTGGCCATCGAAATGGAAGCCATGCTCGCCAAGATCAAGGACCGCCAATGGGCGCTCGCCGACATCGATTGGGATGCGCCCGGGGCCGAAACCATCCGCCCCGAGTTCCGGCCCAAGCTCAAGGCCTTCATGGCCGATCTGTGCTGGATCGAGAACATCGGGGCCCGGGGGTTCGCGGCGCTGTCCAAGAAGGCGCCCAACCCGACCATCGCCGAGATTTACCGGTATTTCCATGCCGAGGAACAACGGCACGCCAACGCCGAACTCGCGCTGATGAAGCGCTGGGGCATGCTCGAAGACGGCGAGGTCCCCACCCCGAACGTCAATATCCGGCTGGCCATCGAGTGGCTGGACACCTTCGCCGACGACATGCCGCTGTCCGTGCTGGGCACCGTGATTCCCATGCTGGAGGTGGCACTGGACGGGGCGTTACTGAAGTTCCTCCTCGAGACGGTGGAAGACCCGGTGTGTCACCAGGTGTTCGAGAAGATCAACAACGACGAATCCCGGCACATCGCAGTGGATTTCGAGGTGCTCGAGATGATCGGTCACGCCACCGCGCGTCGGCTGGCCATCGAGCTCGTCGGGCGCTTCGCGTCACCGGGTCTGATCCTCGGGATGGTCATGTACGTGCCGCTGCTCAGCCGGGTCCGTAATGAGATGGCCGGCATGGGGATGGAGCCGGAGCGACTGTTCAATGCGGTCAACCGTTTCAGGCAACTCGGCGAGCGCGGCACGCGCACTCCGCGGGTGCCCACCTACAAACTGCTCAAGCGGCACGCCTCGTGGGTGGTCAACCCGCGACACCCCTACCAGCTGCTGGCCAACTCCATGGTGTGGCTGTCGGATTACTATCCCAAGCCGCTGCTGCGGCCGATGCCGAGTTGGTCGCGGGAGCTCACCCACAAGCCGGCGGCCTGACCATGGCGGCAATCCACTCCACTCTCATCATCGGCGCGGGTTTCACCGGCCTCGGGGCAGCGATCCGATTGGCCGAGGCCGGCCTGAACGGGCCAGAAGACGTTGTCATCCTGGAACGTTCGGACCGGGTCGGCGGGACCTGGCGGGACACGCAGTACCCGGGCGCCAGCTGCGACGTCCCGTCGCTGCTGTACTCCTACTCGTTCGTCAAGAACCCGAAGTGGTCGCGCACCTACTCGCCGGCACCGGAGATCTACCGGCACATCGAGGAGATGGCGAACAAGTTCGACGTCCGCCGCCATATCCGGTTCAAGCACGAAGTGACCGGCCTGAGCTTCGACGAGGACGCCGGCGTGTGGACCGCAACAACCAAGAACCGCAAACGCTTTCGGGCACGCACCGTCGTGCTCGCCTCCGGCCCGCTGTCGGACGCCAGCTTCCCGGCCATCCGCGGCCTGGACAGTTACCAGGGACACAAGATTCACAGCGCCCGGTGGGACTCCGACTACGACTTCACCGGCAAGCGGGTGGCCGTGATCGGGACCGGCGCGAGCGCGATTCAGATCATCCCCGAACTGGTGAAGCAGGCCGGCTTCGTCAAAGTCTTCCAGCGCACGCCCGGCTGGGTGCTGCCGCGGCTGGATGTCGCCACGCCGCCGGCGGTGCAGGCATTGTTCGCGAAAGTCCCTGCCACCCAACAACTTGCCCGGCAACTGCTGTTCTGGGGCCACGAGGCAACGGCGACGGCGATGGTGTGGAACACCCCGCTTACCTCGGTGGTGGCCCGGCTGGGTCAGGCCCATATCCGGGCCCAGGTCAAAGACCCGTGGTTGCGCCGCCAGCTGACGCCCGACTTCGCACCGGGATGCAAGCGCATGCTTGTCTCCAGCGACTATTACCCGGCCCTGCAGCGCGACAACTGCAAGCTGATCGACTGGCCGATCGCGACGCTGAGCCCGGCCGGGATCCGTACCAGCGACGGCATCGAACATCATCTGGACTGCATCGTGTTCGCCACCGGCTACGACGTCCACCTCACCGGGCCGCCGTTTCCGGTCAGCGGCCTCGGTGGCCGGTCCCTGAACGACGAATGGGCCAACGGCGCAATGGCTTACAAGAGTATCAACGCGCACGGATACCCGAACCTGTTCTTCATGACCGGCCCCAACTCGGGTCCCGGCCACAATTCGCTGCTGGTTTACATCGAAGGCCAGCTCGACTATGCGGTACGCGGTATCAGCACCATCCTGGACAACGACCTGCGCTATCTCGATGTGCGGGAAGACGTGCAGCGCCGCCACAACGAGCACATCCAACGCCGGCTGACCAAGACGACGTGGATGTCGGGATGCCGTAGTTGGTATCTCACCAAAGACGGGTACAACGGGTCCATGTATCCGGGCACCGCGACGCAGTATCTTCGCCAGATGGGCAACTTCCGGCTGGGCCATTACGACGCGGTCACCCGCCGCGTCTGCGCATGACATCACCCAGGCCCGAACCCGGGACGATCGCCAGCGTGCTGCACAACGTGCGGCGTGCCCCGAAGCGCGTGCGGCGCCAGTCACGTGATTTCGTCGAAACGGCTGTCACACAGCTTTTCGACGCCGCGGTGCGCCACCCGCAGGGTGCCGCGACGTCCGGCGAGTACCGAATCGAAGAACTGGCCCGACTCGCGGGGACGACGACGCGCAACATCCGGGTCTACCGTGACCGCGGCCTGTTGCCGCCGCCGCTGCGGGTGGGGCGGATCGCACTGTTCAACGACACTCACCTGACCCGGCTCCGCCTGATCACCTCGATGCTCGATCGCGGCTACAACATCGCCCACGTCCGGGAGATGCTCAGCGCGTGGGAGGAAGGCAAGAATCTGGGCGACGTCCTGGGCCTGGAAACCGCAATCGTGGGCACCTGGACCACCGAGAAGTCACAGACCATGCCACTGGCCCAAGCCCGCCAACTCGTCGACGACGCAACCGCTTTCGATCGGCTGGTGGCACTGCATGTCATCCGTGTCGACGGCGAGCAGGCCACCGTCACCCGACCCAAGCTCATCGAGGCGTTCAACGAAGTCCGCGGCTACGGCATAAGCATCGACAAGCTCATCGACCTGCACGAGCAGATCCTGCCCAAGGTCGACGAGATCAGCGACCTGCTGGTGCGGGCCGGCTTCGAACACGTCGCGGACCGGATCAAGCCTGGCGAGGCGCTGCCGGCGGACGCGGAAGTCGCCGAGCTGATCACCATGCTGGTCCGCTTCCGCACTCAGGCGGTCGCGACCGTCACCGCGACCCTCGCGTCATCGATCGAGTCCAACATCGAGACTTTGGTCAGCCGACTGCTGTCGGAATATCTCGAGAAGGCGGCCGAACCCGACGTCAGTGCCCGCTGAGTGTCAGCGTCCCTTGGGTTTTCAGCACCCGCGCGGCGGTGATCCCCTCGGCCTTGCGCGCCTCCCGGTCCAGATAGCGCTGCTTGGATTCCTCGAACTTCTCCGAGGCCTGCTCCAGTTCCTTGATCAGCAACGCGAGATCGTCACGCATTCGCGCCGCTTCGCCGGTGAAATCTTCGCGTTCGAAGATCCGCCACTTCTTCAGGACCGGCATCACCACTTCCTCGAGGTGAATCCGCGGGTCGTAGACGCCGCCGACCGCGATGACCACCGCCTTGCGCCGGAACTCCGGCACCGTGTATCCGGGCATCTTGAAGTTGCGCAGAATCCGGTGCACCGACTTCATCGCCTGGTTGGGCGCGATGTCCAGACCGGCTGCGCTGACATCGCGATAGAAGATCATGTGCAGGTTCTCGTCCGCTGAAACCCGGGCGAGTAGCTGGTTGGCGATGGTGTCGTCGCAGGCCTTGCCGGTGTTGCGGTGCGAGACGCGGGTGGCCAGTTCCTGGAACGAGACGTACATGACCGAGTCGAACAGGCTCTGCGCGAACAGGCTGCCCTGCTGGTTCTGGCCGGGGCTGAAGCCGCGGGTGATCTGCTCCATCCGCAGCTTTTCCAGCTCAACGGGGTCCACCGCGCGGGTCACCACCAGGTAGTCGCGCAGCGCAGTGCTGTGCCGGTTCTCCTCGGCGGTCCACCGGTTGACCCACTGGCCCCACGCGCCGTCGAGGCTGAAGTTCATGGTGATCTCGCGGTGGTAGGACGGCAGGTTGTCCTCGGTCAGCAGGTTCTGCACCATCGCCACCTGGGCCACGTCGGACAGCTGGCTCTGGCCCGGCTCCCAGTCCTGTCCGTCGAGGGCGTAATAGTTCTTGCCGTCGGACCAGGGGATGTAGTCGTGCGGGCTCCATTCCTTGAACATCGACAGGTGCCGGTTGAGCAGGCGCTCGGCGACGGGCTCAAGTTCTTGCAGCAGTTGCAGATTCGTCAGTTCCTTGGTCACAAGCATCTCCAGGGTTACTTGGTCGGCACCAGCAGGCCGAGGTTGCCGTCGTGGCGGGGATACAACAATTGGCCGCGGCCGGTGTCCCGGTCGGTGTAGAACAGCAGCGGCAGGGTGTGTTCGCAGGCGCGTCGTACCGCGTCGGCTTCTCTCAGGGTGGGTGTGGCACGGGAATTCACGATCAGCGGTACCCGGGGGCCCGGTATGCCCGGTGACCAGGCCCACCCAGGTGGGAAGACGTGCCGTTGGCGGGCCAGACGCAGACCCGACGGCCCGGCCCGGTACACCAGTGCGTCCTCGCCGGTTTCGGAGTCGGTGAACAGGTGGGCGTCGTAGTCCATGCCGTCCATCACCGCAACCGCATCCAGTGGTGTCGTGCGTTGCAGCACAACGGGTTTGCGGCGGGCGACGACGGCGTCGTAACCTACGGTCAGTATCCTGCGTGTCGGATCCGGCCAGGTGCGCGGCCGCCACGGCGCCAGCATGCGGACGATCTGGCGGTCAAGTCTTTCCAACGCCGGCGACAGGTCGTCGAGGCCGGCGGTGACGGCGGCGACGCGCGCCGGGAGTTCGCCGACCGACAGGTTCACCTGCATGACCAGCGGGCCGCGGCCGCACATCCCCGTCTTGAGGCGTACCCGAGCGCCCCCGGTGATCTCGTGAGAGGCCAGGACCTCACCGACCGCTTGCGCCACGCGCTCGGCCTGGGCGACGGTGACCGGACCCGCGGACGTCACGTCGACGTCCGGCAATTCCCGCACCGACTTGAGTGCCTTCACGCCGCGGCGACCCTTTCTGTTCATTTCGCGACACCGAATGCCGCGCAATGAAGCTTCGCCGTTCGACGGCAGCGTCAGATAGAGCCGAAAGTCCCACCGGGAGTGGCTAAAGTCCCGAACGAATGCATTAGCAATAGACGCCCGTGTCGAACATCACATCAAGTCGCACCCGGGCGTATTATGCACGCCGCGTTAAATCTGACTTTCCACCAGGTATGGCGCCAGCGTCGATAATTTCTCGCATGTCTCCTCGAATTCCCTTTCGGGATTGGAGGCCTCGATGATGCCGGCACCCGCCCGCAGCCAGGTGCGGCCGTCGTGTTCGTAGGCGGCGCGCAAGGCCAATGCCGCATCGAGCGAACCATCCGCGGAAAATTTCACCACCGCACCGGAATACAGCCCCCGCGGACCTTCGTCGAGCCGCAGGATGGCCTCGACGCCATCGGCTTTGGGAATACCCGAGGCGGTCACCGCCGGGAACAGTGTTTCCAGCGCGTCCATCCGGTCGCTCGACG
This genomic stretch from Mycobacterium paragordonae harbors:
- a CDS encoding MmpS family transport accessory protein, with the translated sequence MTPRSFGRTALQRAWMPLVAVVVVGAGLIGMWKVHQFSEPTPVPTVNGPQAPPDFNPKQLTYELYGSVGDGGMLVYADVDGHPHRVDVTTLPWSHTETTTLTVVSGSISAQVHGGQLGCRIRVDGVVRNEQSDDHQDAHVFCIVKSA
- a CDS encoding RND family transporter; amino-acid sequence: MVRALAIPIIVCWALIAVTTNTFVPQVEKVAEELAGPMVPHYAPSQRALLHIGEKFHESDSTNLTMVVFEADRLLGDQDHHYYDDLMLRLKRDTAHVQYVMDLWGKPFTAAGAQSVDGKCTYVLLRLAGDIGQIQANASVNAVRDIIKKDPPPPGLKVYVSGAAPLASDTLSIANASLNNVTIVTIFLILAMLLLVYRRFSTLLVPLAGVLIEMLVAKGVISTLGHFGYIELSSFAVNIVIALTLGAGTDYGIFLLGRYHEARQAGESREDAYYIAYKGVAPIVIGSGLTIAGACYCLTFARLNYFHTMGPAVAISMLFTIAMAMTLGPAILTVGSLFGLFDPKSKAKATLYRRIGASVVRWPVPILAASSAVVMIGAVFVPTYRQNYDDRQYQPAGAPANLGFAAADRHFPKSKLFSEMLMVETDHDMRNSADFISLDRVARSLIRLPGVAMVQSITRPMGRPLEHAKIPYLFTSQGSGNGQQLPFSMQQNANTDEQAQIQTHSVAVLRKEIDFFQQMSDQLHQTALTVADLQQITDQMNSQISNLDDFFRPIKSYFYWERHCFDIPVCWAFRSVFDALDNIDKLAEDINAAKASIEAIDRIVPQIITQLKLTADDTEALAALLVKSYGSADLQAMQTDQTFNDSVNVGLDFDAARSDDFFYIPREGFDNEDVKTGMKLLMSPDGKAARFIVTHEGNAMGPEGVEHVDQFPGAITTILKETSLAGARVYIGGSGSNDKDIKAYAANDLLIAAIAAFVLIFLIMMVITRSLFAALVIPATVAFSYAGAFGLSVLFWQHLIGLHLHWLILPLTFIILVAVGSDYNLLLIARVKDEVHAGINTGLIRALGSTGGVVTSAGLVFAFTMLAMLSSDLRTIGQMGSTVCIGLLLDTLIVRSFVVPCLIRILGPWFWWPTLVRARPLRQRPPAAVPTP
- a CDS encoding aldo/keto reductase, whose protein sequence is MASARVLPPARRGGRRFGDSRARDVEPAVASARVLPPARRSGRHFGDSRASKGFCDAGRCDVADIVTTHAAQMCWTGQLNIATSKGRPIMATNGDLNQLRFALNNGSGDIPALGFGTSLSDNTKTRDAVKAAVDVGFRHFDAAERYRNEAEVGAALAELLAPGTVRRDELFVTTKLWNNNHRPQRVEPALRASLDRLGLDQVDLYLMHTPFAFQPGDDQDPRDPDGAVIYDDGVTLEETWAAMESLVENGLTRAIGLSDIDSAGTRRILETARIKPAVVEVESHPYHPQWELHELCARHGIILLAFASLGHALEPRVLDDPLIVAIANDFGKTPAQVLLAWGIQRGTAVLTASVTPTRIGENFDVTRLPESAIAEISERLDTRYRFNSVVDGGEPGFAEVPSGRG
- a CDS encoding SDR family NAD(P)-dependent oxidoreductase, encoding MLGPLDKLLGRKTPSHRALAVVTGAGSGIGAAFAVELGRRGGKVVCSDIDEVAAQRTVDELTAHGAQATPVRCDVSQVDDVHALAEQAQEWFGAAPTLVINNAGVGAGGEPIGDVPLDDWVRTLGVNLWGPIHGCHVFTPILRESVASQPKAIINVASAAAFGAAPGMAAYNVSKAGVLSLSETLAAELSGTGIKVTVLCPTFVKTNIVESGLQAGRISEESSALATRLMRWTGFSAEKVARICLDANDRGELYCMPQLEAKLGWNVKRLAPGVYTRAVGLVSRAGH
- a CDS encoding ferritin-like domain-containing protein, with protein sequence MAIEMEAMLAKIKDRQWALADIDWDAPGAETIRPEFRPKLKAFMADLCWIENIGARGFAALSKKAPNPTIAEIYRYFHAEEQRHANAELALMKRWGMLEDGEVPTPNVNIRLAIEWLDTFADDMPLSVLGTVIPMLEVALDGALLKFLLETVEDPVCHQVFEKINNDESRHIAVDFEVLEMIGHATARRLAIELVGRFASPGLILGMVMYVPLLSRVRNEMAGMGMEPERLFNAVNRFRQLGERGTRTPRVPTYKLLKRHASWVVNPRHPYQLLANSMVWLSDYYPKPLLRPMPSWSRELTHKPAA
- a CDS encoding flavin-containing monooxygenase, whose product is MAAIHSTLIIGAGFTGLGAAIRLAEAGLNGPEDVVILERSDRVGGTWRDTQYPGASCDVPSLLYSYSFVKNPKWSRTYSPAPEIYRHIEEMANKFDVRRHIRFKHEVTGLSFDEDAGVWTATTKNRKRFRARTVVLASGPLSDASFPAIRGLDSYQGHKIHSARWDSDYDFTGKRVAVIGTGASAIQIIPELVKQAGFVKVFQRTPGWVLPRLDVATPPAVQALFAKVPATQQLARQLLFWGHEATATAMVWNTPLTSVVARLGQAHIRAQVKDPWLRRQLTPDFAPGCKRMLVSSDYYPALQRDNCKLIDWPIATLSPAGIRTSDGIEHHLDCIVFATGYDVHLTGPPFPVSGLGGRSLNDEWANGAMAYKSINAHGYPNLFFMTGPNSGPGHNSLLVYIEGQLDYAVRGISTILDNDLRYLDVREDVQRRHNEHIQRRLTKTTWMSGCRSWYLTKDGYNGSMYPGTATQYLRQMGNFRLGHYDAVTRRVCA
- a CDS encoding MerR family transcriptional regulator, whose amino-acid sequence is MTSPRPEPGTIASVLHNVRRAPKRVRRQSRDFVETAVTQLFDAAVRHPQGAATSGEYRIEELARLAGTTTRNIRVYRDRGLLPPPLRVGRIALFNDTHLTRLRLITSMLDRGYNIAHVREMLSAWEEGKNLGDVLGLETAIVGTWTTEKSQTMPLAQARQLVDDATAFDRLVALHVIRVDGEQATVTRPKLIEAFNEVRGYGISIDKLIDLHEQILPKVDEISDLLVRAGFEHVADRIKPGEALPADAEVAELITMLVRFRTQAVATVTATLASSIESNIETLVSRLLSEYLEKAAEPDVSAR
- a CDS encoding acyl-ACP desaturase — its product is MTKELTNLQLLQELEPVAERLLNRHLSMFKEWSPHDYIPWSDGKNYYALDGQDWEPGQSQLSDVAQVAMVQNLLTEDNLPSYHREITMNFSLDGAWGQWVNRWTAEENRHSTALRDYLVVTRAVDPVELEKLRMEQITRGFSPGQNQQGSLFAQSLFDSVMYVSFQELATRVSHRNTGKACDDTIANQLLARVSADENLHMIFYRDVSAAGLDIAPNQAMKSVHRILRNFKMPGYTVPEFRRKAVVIAVGGVYDPRIHLEEVVMPVLKKWRIFEREDFTGEAARMRDDLALLIKELEQASEKFEESKQRYLDREARKAEGITAARVLKTQGTLTLSGH
- a CDS encoding sigma 54 modulation/S30EA ribosomal C-terminal domain-containing protein codes for the protein MKALKSVRELPDVDVTSAGPVTVAQAERVAQAVGEVLASHEITGGARVRLKTGMCGRGPLVMQVNLSVGELPARVAAVTAGLDDLSPALERLDRQIVRMLAPWRPRTWPDPTRRILTVGYDAVVARRKPVVLQRTTPLDAVAVMDGMDYDAHLFTDSETGEDALVYRAGPSGLRLARQRHVFPPGWAWSPGIPGPRVPLIVNSRATPTLREADAVRRACEHTLPLLFYTDRDTGRGQLLYPRHDGNLGLLVPTK